The Prunus persica cultivar Lovell chromosome G8, Prunus_persica_NCBIv2, whole genome shotgun sequence genome includes a region encoding these proteins:
- the LOC109950836 gene encoding uncharacterized protein LOC109950836 encodes MKTTQSSPSQYIRSWLGERKTLIEEPPPLKGDPDKRNTNKYYTFHGMHRHEMVNCQALKMHHEELVRECHSTEFVAKKAIQQIKDRDAAKEPPFQRLLSTSDQLANFYDHSRSLPYNGILGRPWISEIDTITSATYYLIIGGGVRQINNNQTIYQRLHVNLANNSVVQKRHNFSPKQVAIIEAEIDKLIVAGFIEEVSFVEWLDNIFLVAKKDQDKWRVCVDYIDLNKACPKDKFPLPRVAQLVDSTFVTQKGIEAPPNQFKAILNMKSPATMKKIRSLIGRAATLNRFLSRSTKKCRLFFKALKKGQRDKWDEKCEVAFQNLKTYLTLLPLLSKPIPGEDLFIYMVVSNSNISSALIRKVLGAQHLVFYTSKALLNAETRYSKMEKLILALVVFARKLRTYYQAHQIIVIADFPLRSILHSPGASQRLEKWAIELSQYKLLYRLMTLIKAQALVDFVTQFTSSAEEVKLVIKNKETPKNKNSSADPDLPKEMWQLLIDEVSNHKGAGVGINIIIETEPCRLRG; translated from the exons ATGAAAACTACACAAAGTTCACCATCCCAATACATTAGATCCTGGCTTGGTGAAAGAAAAACTCTGATTGAGGAGCCTCCGCCTTTGAAAGGGGATCCTGATAAGAGGAATACCAACAAGTACTACACCTTTCATGGAATGCACAGACATGAAATGGTCAACTGCCAAGCCTTAAAAATGCACCATGAAGAGCTGGTGAGAGAATGCCACAGCACAGAATTCGTAGCAAAGAAGGCCATCCAGCAAATCAAGGACCGCGATGCAGCTAAGGAACCTCC gtttcaacgtctactctccACAAGTGATCAGCTCGCAAACTTTTATGATCATTCACGAAGCCTCCCTTACAATGGCATCCTAGGCAGGCCATGGATTAGCGAGATCGACACCATTACTTCCGCCACATATTACCTAATTATTGGGGGCGGTGTCAGGCAGATCAACAATAATCAG ACCATCTACCAAAGGCTACATGTCAACCTAGCCAACAATTCAGTAGTGCAGAAGAGACACAACTTTTCTCCCAAACAAGTTGCAATCATTGAAGCCGAGATTGATAAGCTCATAGTTGCCGGCTTTATTGAAGAAGTCTCTTTCGTAGAGTGGCTAGACAACATTTTTCTGGTGGCAAAGAAAGACCAAGACAAGTGGAGAGTTTGCGTCGACTACATTGACCTCAACAAGGCATGTCCAAAGGACAAATTTCCACTGCCAAGAGTTGCTCAACTCGTAGATTCTACTTTTG TCACCCAAAAGGGCATCGAGGCTCCTCCAAATCAATTCAAGGCCATCCTCAACATGAAGTCACCTGCCACCATGAAGAAGATCCGGAGTTTGATAGGTAGAGCAGCCACTCTCAACCGATTCCTTTCGAGATCTACCAAAAAGTgcaggttattcttcaaagccttgaagaaaggacaaagaGACAAGTGGGATGAAAAATGCGAAGtagcttttcaaaacttgaagaCCTACCTCACTTTACTTCCCTTGCTCTCGAAACCTATACCAGGAGAAGATTTGTTCATCTACATGGTGGTGTCCAACTCAAACATCAGCTCAGCTCTTATCAGAAAAGTGTTGGGGGCCCAACATTTGGTATTCTACAcctcaaaagctctcctcaatgcagagactcgctacTCCAAAATGGAGAAGCTTATTTTGGCCCTTGTAGTTTTCGCAAGAAAGTTAAGAACCTACTATCAAGCTCACCAGATCATTGTCATAGCtgactttcctttgagatcgatTCTCCATAGCCCCGGCGCTTCTCAGCGACTCGAGAAATGGGCTATAGAATTGAGTCAATACAAACTCCTCTACCGGTTGATGACTCTTATAAAAGCCCAGGCTTTAGTAGATTTCGTTACACAGTTCACTTCATCAGCCGAAGAAGTGAAGCTAGTCATCAAAAATAAGGAAACTCCAAAAAACAAGAACTCCTCAGCCGATCCTGACCTGCCCAAAGAGATGTGGCAGTTGCTCATAGACGAAGTGTCAAATCACAAGGGAGCTGGAGTAGGCATTAACATAATCATCGAGACGGAACCTTGTCGATTAAGAGGTTGA